Proteins encoded by one window of Bacillus rossius redtenbacheri isolate Brsri chromosome 3, Brsri_v3, whole genome shotgun sequence:
- the LOC134530399 gene encoding major facilitator superfamily domain-containing protein 6-A, with the protein MSKMVHQKINMQLLPMKGHFFLFSAGTAPIVPFITVYARQLGFSSVVVGTMYTILPVCGMLAKPLFGAAADHFRLQKFIFLLFQVVTLLAFFAIKFIPELPNQSFASLDCDSLTVIKACNNASINQCTLDRFQSEENDASVVFCQLECYAQNSSFVEELCFQWKIQQYCESGSSSVAESHLLHGSTNLNVPVRFKAEVPLKHTVQNEGCLYFRVNATYFDGTHAVPYCNKLTSVKCNIACYDETLNEVLKKPTGDDFSVSSFYQFWLFFLLLILSWVGMAVVTSVGDAICFGLLGDRPSDYGNQRLWGAVGWGIFSFASGALVDEFSVNKVNKDYSAMFYLMAIMIILDFVVSLKIKHTQTKLSNSIVRDVGGLICDVRICVFLLWCIAVGICTGLLWQFLFWHLEDLVEGCSAEKWIKTLEGLVSAVQCFGGEIPFFFLSGSLLQRIGHVNAMSLVLAAFGVRFMLYSYLTNPWWCLPIELLQGVTFGLFYSTMASYASIITPPGTDATIQGLVGAIFEGVGVSVGSLLGGVLFKYGGAFAFRVYGIGALILFVIHVVVQHFIPRKTQYSVQPKDLVLTAHYTTPADAVHMLEEQ; encoded by the exons ATGTCAAAAATGGTTCATCAGAAAATCAACATGCAGCTTCTCCCAATGAAAGGGCACTTCTTTTTATTTAGTGCAG GCACAGCTCCCATAGTGCCATTCATCACCGTGTATGCTCGCCAACTGGGCTTCTCGAGTGTCGTGGTGGGAACCATGTACACAATTCTTCCCGTGTGCGGAATGCTGGCCAAGCCTTTGTTTGGTGCAGCTGCCGACCACTTCCGTCTCCAGAAGTTTATATTTCTCTTGTTCCAAGTGGTGACATTGCTCGCTTTTTTTGCAATCAAGTTCATCCCAGAGTTGCCAAATCAATCATTTGCATCTTTGGACTGTGACTCATTGACAGTGATCAAAGCTTGCAATAATGCCAGCATAAACCAGTGTACCTTGGATCGCTTTCAAAGTGAAGAAAACGATGCATCTGTAGTTTTTTGCCAG CTGGAGTGTTACGCACAAAATAGTTCTTTTGTGGAAGAACTGTGTTTTCAATGGAAAATCCAGCAGTATTGTGAAAGCGGCAGCAGTTCGGTTGCTGAGAGTCATCTGTTACATGGCTCAacaaacttaaatgttcctgttaGGTTCAAGGCAGAAGTGCCTCTCAAACATACAGTTCAG AATGAAGGCTGCTTGTATTTCCGCGTGAATGCAACTTACTTTGATGGCACTCATGCCGTACCATACTGCAATAAGCTGACGTCTGTCAAGTGTAATATTGCTTGTTATGATGAAACATTGAATGAAGTGCTCAAGAAGCCCACTGGAGATGACTTCAGTGTCTCTTCGTTCTACCAGTTCTGGTTGTTTTTCCTCCTGCTTATTCTTAGCTGGGTCGGCATGGCAGTCGTAACCAGTGTTGGAGATGCCATATGCTTTGGATTACTTG gtgACAGACCATCAGACTACGGAAACCAGCGTTTGTGGGGAGCTGTGGGCTGGGGAATATTTTCTTTTGCATCGGGAGCCCTGGTTGATGAGTTCAGTGTGAACAAAGTGAATAAAGACTATTCTGCTATGTTCTACCTTATGGCGATAATGATTATCCTGGATTTTGTTGTTTCTCTGAAGATCAAG CACACCCAAACCAAACTATCCAACAGTATTGTACGGGATGTTGGTGGCTTGATATGTGACGTAAGGATATGTGTGTTTCTTTTATGGTGCATTGCTGTTGGCATTTGCACTGGCCTGCTGTGGCAGTTTCTTTTCTG GCACCTCGAGGACTTGGTGGAAGGCTGCAGTGCTGAGAAGTGGATTAAGACATTGGAAGGTTTAGTAAGCGCTGTGCAGTGTTTTGGAGGAGAGATTCCATTCTTCTTCTTGTCAG GCTCTCTGCTGCAAAGGATCGGCCACGTGAATGCAATGTCCTTGGTTCTGGCTGCATTTGGCGTTCGGTTCATGCTGTATTCGTACCTTACTAATCCCTGGTGGTGCCTGCCTATTGAGTTGCTCCAAGGAGTGACGTTTGGTTTGTTTTATTCAACGATGGCATCTTACGCCAGCATCATCACACCACCTGGCACGGATGCTACTATTCAAGGGCTGGTTGGAGCCATATTTGAAGGTGTAG gagTGTCTGTAGGAAGCCTATTGGGAGGAGTGTTGTTTAAATATGGAGGTGCATTTGCATTTAGAGTCTATGGCATAGGCGCCTTAATCCTGTTTGTAATCCACGTTGTTGTACAGCATTTTATTCCCAGAAAAACTCAATATAGTGTGCAGCCTAAAG